GAGCTACTAGCTGCCCGGTTTCAACCCAGACTGCCATCAGAGGGTGGGGATCCACCATCTGTGATCCTAAGGATTGCTCTCCACCTACTTAATGAAAAGAACATATTATTTGCTCATTACAGTTCTAGattatttatctatattatacTTAATATAACCTTTAATCATCAAATTGTTCAAATCATACATTTCTTGAGACTTCAGGAAGTTACTGAACTGATGTGTCTTGGGATAGGAAACATTTCTTATATGATAACCTTTTCTAGCAGTAGACAAAACTTCATTATCAATgtgaatcaaatatttaaatctaGTATAATGGAACAGAAGAAAAGGTTATATCTCACTCAATTCCTCTTAGCAAGTAGGAGAAATAATAACTTGGTGAAAATACCACTATATGAGTATCATTTATTAGATATagttaaaaacaatttattttgctCCCAGCTAATCTAGGTTGAAAGTGATATTTATAAAGTATTACATATCTAGTATGTGAATTTAGAAAATTGGCAGAACTGAGAAAATTGTTATTGCACATTTTGTCAAACTTCgataattttctcattaaattttaaatcttattcattaataattaaatctgataaattttaaaatttattcttacatCTTAGAGCCTTTTTCTAAAGTGGTGATATTTGTTCTAACAAAATACTGactttattcttaaatatatgtCATCCAATAAAAATGTGATGTTAACAAGAGGAGACTTGATAGCATTATAGTTACAAGGTTATGGCCATCTCTGtgctggttcaaaaaaaatttagattaacTTCATATAAGTAAAACATCCCTTCTTTCATTATAGCCTGTTACCATTTCAGCACTCCTACTGTCAAAAAATCCATAACCCATAACTTGTGGCTGTGGCATTTTCAGATATTGCATGAGTGAAGGTTTTTTTGTCAAAGTTTGCACTTGGacattttaccttaatttcttttgtgaaatttcAGGATTTATGGCAcccattaacatttaaaagtttcTCAGTGAATCAGTGATTCCAGGTTTAGAACATCAGTAGttgaaataaatagtaaaattcttaaagataattttctaaTTGGGAGAAGATAAATGTGGAGCATTCTATCCATAAGTCAATAAAAGAGAATTGTGGCATCTCTCAGTTAACAATATTTTATCAGTTGACAAACACTTAAAATCTTTGCCTATAAAACAGAAGCATAGTTAAGGCTTTAAAAACTGAACTGAGATTTGAAACATCACTCTTATAAGGTGAGGGGGAATTTATAGTTTTGAAGCCCAAATGGTTTAATTGctaaattaaaatatcttcagaGGAATCGTATCCTAcattacataatatttataatgtgGAGGATACAGTCTGAAATTCCCAATATATAAAACCAAGGGAACAAGTGACTCCttcacaagggaaaagaaaactggtAGACATCAATCCTGAGATGGCTACAATGCTACAGCTAATTGTAAAGGATTTACAGGAGTATATAGAACTATGCTCAGTTAATGAATAAACTTCAgcagaaaaatgcaaagtaaaaaaaggaacaaaattttaaaagtttgtaagtgaaaaatatatctgaaaaaaaatcatttatggaTATAAAAGCAGATGGCAATGATGGAGAAAAGAGTCAGTGAACTCCAGAAAATCCTAAGGGGGAGTGGCTAAGGCGGCaaagtaggaagaccctgagctcacctcctcccatggataTACTAGAATAACAACAATTTACAGAGCATCTGTTGGTGaaaatgacctgaagactagcagaaaagactttccacaaagaaagatacaaagaagcaaccacaacaagatgggtaggaggggcagagacaggTAGAGTGAAGACCCACACTCCCAGGTAAATGACACACAAAAGGGAGATTAATCAAATTGCAGAGATTCTCCTGGAGGAGCAAGGGGTCAGAGCCCCACTTTAAGCTCCTCAGCTTGGAAGTCCTGCACTGAGAGGACAAGACCCAGAATGTCTGGCacttatatgggcaattaattTACCTTAAGGTtgtcaagaatatacaattggGGAAAGacagtggtgttgggaaaactgagaagctacatgtaaaaaaatcaaattaaacaaCTCTCTctcaccatgcacaaaaataaatttaaaatgaattaaagacttaaatataagacctgaaacaataaaacttctggaaaaaaCCTAGGCGTTGGTCTTcattgacattggtcttagcaatatttatttggatatttCTCCTAAGGTGAAgtatacaaaagcaaaaataaacattgaactaaaaaagcttttgtacagtgaaggaaactatcaactgAAAGAAAAGGGTCACCTACTGAATTGAAGAAGTTTATTGCAAacaatatatttgataaggggttgtatccaaaatatacaaagaactcatacaactcaacattaaaaaataaacaacccattATAatatgggcagaggaactgaatagacattttaccaaagaagacaACCAGATGGCCAGCGGGCACATGAAAAGgtggtcaacatcactaattaatcagggaaatgcaaatcaaaaccacagtgagatagtCTCACACCTGGCAGAATGGCTATTATATtaaaacgcacacacacacacacacacacaaattacaagtgtggcaaggatgtggaggaaagggaaaccttgtgcactgttggcgGGATTGTatactggtgcagccactatgggaaacagtatgcagatttctcaaaaatgaaaaaagagctgccatatatgatccagcaattccacccctgggtatctatgcagagagaaataaaataccaatCAGAAGATATATGAACCCTGTGTTCTTTGTGACATTACTATAGCCacaatatggaagcaacctaagtatcaaTCAATAGAtgatggattaagaagatgtgagatagatagatagatagatacacacacatatacatacacataatacacacacacacacacacacacacacacacacacacacacactggactaTTACTCAAACATGCaatagaatgaaatcttgccatttgtgacatgaTCAAACCTAGacggtattatgctaagtgaaataagtcagactgagaaaactaaataatatatgattttacttatatttggaatccttaaaaatgaacaaatataactaaacagaaacagagtcacagatacagagaactggTGATTGCTAGAGGGGAGGGAGTAAAGgtaggggagagagagtgagggggATTAGtatgtacaaactttcagttacaaaataaatgagtcatgggtataaAATATGCATGTGGGgtatatagtcaataattatgtaatatcatTACATGGTGATAACTACAGATGATAACTAGAGTtttcatggtgatcattttgaaacataGAAAAATCAAGTCAGCATGTTGTGtcccaggaactaacacagtgttctAGGtcaatgcaccccaatgttcatagcagcactctttacaatagccaagacatggaaacagcctaaatgtccatcaacaggtgactggataaagaagatgtggtatatttatactatggaatactattcagccataaaaaatgacaacataatgccatttgcaggaacatggatgtccctggagaatatcattctaagtgaagtaagccagaaagagaaagaaaaataccgtatgagatcgctcatatgtgaaatctacaaaaaaaaaagaaagaaaagaaaaagacaaatgaacataaatacaaaacagaaacagactcatagacatagaatacaaacttgtggttgccagggggaagggagtgggaagggacagactgggagttcaaaatatgtagatactgacaggtatatataccatagataaacaagattatactgtatagcacagggaaatatatacaagatcttgtggtagctcatggtgaaaaagaatgcaacaatgagtATATGAAAagttgtactctacactggaaattgacacaaaattgtaaactgactataactcaataaaataaaaaacaaacaaacaaattcattaaaaaaaaaaagatcaggttTGTGGTTATCTGAGGTGGGGGTTAGGGAAGGTGGGGCTAGATGAAGAtaattaaaaggtacaaacttctagctataagataaataagtaccaaggatgtaatgtacaatatgaaTAAACTTAACACTGCTTTATATTAATATGAAACTTGTTAATAGAGTAAATCCTAAGACTTCTTataccaagggaaaaaaaatctgtttctttaatctttatgagatgatggatgttcactaaagtTATTGTGGAAGTCATTTCATGATAcatgtaagtcaagtcattatgttgtacatattaaacttatatagtgctgtcaattatatctcaataaaactagaaaaaagaaaagatttctgtCTAGTACTCATCTTTATGAGAGAATtccaatatttgtatatatgcaaATGAATGCATAAAAATGGACTTAGCATTGTAACCAATGATGTGAAATTGGTAGCAACCTAATTCCCTAAATCTTAATCAATAATGAAATTACCAAGTTATAAACAAGTCTCCGTGGGCATTCTGTGCAATCATTATAAAAGGATGAGTTCCATCTAGATAACACGACAAGGAATAATATCCAATACGTattgttaactgaaaaaaaaaaggaaaattgtaaaatattttctgaagtaAAGTTGTATTAGTGTGAAGAAAAGAATGTATCTCTGAGTCTGTGACTGTGACTgtgtttatggctgaatatataGAAAACGTATCTGGTAGAACATACTTTAAAAGTTTAACACTGTTTAATTTTAAGCTTTGAGGGCCAAGAAAGTATCAGTTAGAAACACAGGGTCATTCCATATGTCACTATGTGCTATTGATCTGATATTTAATTCTCTGACATTTGATTCTCATAACATTAAGCATATATaactactaaaattaaaaactaaatttgtaagtacttttctgatttttaaagatattaaaatgctgtttttattcattcattctgcttTGTGCTGCTGGAAAAgtgtaaatgaataaaacaagagCACTACCCTTGATGAAGGGTCCACTTTGGTGTAGCTCAGACCTGTGTTTAACCAACCCCGAAGGAATTGAGAATCATCTCCCGAGTGTAGACTGAGTACCATGTGCatattagagaaattaagtacAATCAAAGGGAAACCAGGTTGCTGGTATAAGCTGGTTGGTGCACTTTTGCTTTTATCTCGCTCTACTGATTAGCTCCTGGAAAGGTATCTGTCATGACATCACTACATCTCTTGAGCTTATTTCTCCTTGCACCTTCCTCTCTTCACTCTGGTCTCAGATTTATACAGtgaccagagaaagaaaaattagcttTGGGTAACATTCAATCTTCATCTTGTCCAGCCAGCTTTGAAATGTTTACCTTCCAGTCATTAAGCAGTATTTCCTGAAACTTTTCTTAAAGAACTCTCAGGATTACAAGAGTAGTTTCCTAAAGTTAAGGTCAGAACAATGTTTATGTTCATATGgcaagataaaagaaataaagagaaattctttaacttgtagcagatgttatttttaaaaaatgcatgaaatcAAGCCTGTTTTTCTCCACGTGAGAGGCTTTTATGCGGTAGACAGAGGCAAGGATGAGCTAATGACAAAAAAGTCTCCTGCAGTGTAATATGAACGCattatatctcattttttaagtaaattaagaGAAATCTGGGATTTTCTGACTGGAATCGTTAGATGTATCAGAAAGTAAGTATACTTCCTATTTTTCAATgtgtacttttatctttttttccactcaaaagtttattttgttgaaataaatttcagGGACCATCAAATTATCACTTTAACAAATTCATTGTTactaattttgcattttaatcatTTAGTCATTGTTCAAACAAAGCAACAGTTTCTGCCTTTTGGTCTGCTAATTTTGCTAACAAATTAtaacaaaaacatatttattccTAAAGGAACAGAATGCCgacttccagaaaaaaattaaataaaaggagagagggaggaaaagggcaCAATACAACCTTTGATACTTATCACCTGCTGGCTGGTCTAGGTCATACTatagagagaaaataatacagtattattaagagcttacacacatttaaaattctgGTTGCTAAGAATGAAGAGAGATCAAGACAGATGAAAAGCCATATGGattacattttaacaattttggTTTCTATACAGTAAATCTTACAGAGAATTTTAGTTATTCTGATTATTTAGTCTCCCAGGAAGAAGGCAATGGGATATTTCGGCACTAAAAAACTCCCTTGAGGTCCATCTTGGTGTCAGACAAATTTAGTAGTAAAAAGACAGAgtgaatatagtttaaaaaaaggtttgATTGTTAATTTAAATAAGCatcataaaaattacataaatgtatCATGGATCAGCATGTTACAGAAATATATTATTGATATGGCTCTGTGTGAGCATTAATATCTCTGGTTTCTGCTATCTTCCCATAATTTAAGTAACTTTACTCTTGTTTACAAGCAAGGCATTTCTTTCTGTCAGttgtatttaaaagaatatatattaagaaaaaatataaatgaggaatctaaaaaaagacaaatgaacttatttacaaaacagaaacagactcagacatagaaaacaaacttatggttaccagaaagggagaaggggtgggaagggataaattgggagttcgagatttacaggtactaactactatatataaagaacaagtttatactgtatagcacagggaactatattcggtatcttacagtaacctataatgaaaaagaatatgaaaacaaacatatgtgtgtatatgtatgactgaacaactatgctgtacaccagaaattgacacaacactgtaaactgactatacttcaataaaaatgaaataaaataatcttcaaaaaaagaaaaaaataatcatagttATCATTAAGCTCAGGGATTGTGATTAGGGTCAGTCTCCACCAAAGTCTTGTAAGACAATAAAGTTTGTAAAAGGcattagaattaaaattcaaaattagatATTTCAATCCTATAACCACAACAccctggaaactggaaaaaaatcaatatctaAACTATGGACATAACTAATACATATTGCTATAGAAACATATAATTAAGAGATGTTTGCTCATATAGAAAGTTTAGTTACATACAAAGATTCTACATAAAGTCACCAATGAGGGAAATTTTAACATAGACCTGTGACTGcatattcctttttaataaacAGTGTATAAAATATTCTGCTTTAACAGGAGTGGATACTGCCAAAAAAATCTTACACAGAAAAAGTTCTAGTGCTTCATTTCACTGGAGTAAATAATACCAATAGTTAAATCTTCAATTCCTTTACTATTCATgtattctctctttttgttttgtttttcatgaataGATTTgacctgaagaaaaaaatcagtatgagAAACCACACAGTGATTACAGAGTTTGTACTCTTGGGCATATCAGACAACCCAGAGCTTCAGgttgtaatttttatctttttatttctggcttaTGTATTAAGTGTGGCTGGAAACCTCACCATCATCATCCTTACTTTATCAGACTGTCATCTAAAGACTCCTATGTATTACTTCCTTCGGAACTTCTCCTTCTTAGAAATTACATTCACCAGTGTTTCGATCCCCAGGTTTTTGGGGGCAATCATTACTAAAGTCAAGACCATTTCCTTTAACAATTGTTTAGctcagttatttttcttcatctccatGGGTGTGTCTGAATTTTTTCTCCTAACTGCCATGTCTTATGATCGTTATGTTGCCATCTGCAAACCTCTCCATTACACCACCATCATGAACAAGAAAATCTGTACCCTGCTCATCTTCAGTTCGTGGCTAGGAGGATTTCTTACCATCTTCCCACTACTCATGCTTATTCTCCAGTTAGATTTCTGTGCTTCCAATGTAATTGATCACTTCTCTTGTGactatttccccattttacaacTCTCATGCTCAGATACGTGGTTTTTAGAGACGACCGGCTTTTACTTTGCTTTTGTGACTCTGCTCTTCACTTTGTCCTTAGTGATTCTGTCCTATGTGTGCATAATTAGCACCATTCTGAGAATCCCGTCTGCCAGTCAGAGGAAAAAGGCTTTCTCCACGTGTTCCTCTCACATGATTGTCATTTCCATCTCTTATGGAAgttgtatattcatgtatgtcAAGCCTTCAGCAAAAGAAAGAGCTTCACTGACCAAAGGAGTAGCTATTCTTAACACTTCAATTGCCCCCATGTTAAACCCTTTTATTTACACTCTGAGGAACCAGCAAGTAAAACAAGCTTTCAAAAACTTGGTTTATAAAGTAATGTTTtctagaaatgaataaaattatgtattaacaTGAATGAATGTCATCATGAAGATCTGataaaggaagaatgaaattttatctCCTACAATATCCGCCTCCATCCATCTCCCAGATACCTACTATGCTGACCTCATTTACCTACGTTTTTCTGTTTAACTTGAAAGCGACTATGCTGTGTCTCCCTTTCAAACTACCTGTAGCTTCCATGTAATCGTTGATTTGCACTTCTGAATAGAAAGCCAGTAGCTACAGAACATAAACTGTTTCGCCTATTATTCtgaataataaacatattttattatgtaatgtCTAAATGAGGAAACACTGCTATAATCACCTTACTcttaaattttcccttttgttacTAATATaagtttctttcttaaaattatatgaaataaattatgtgaaataaattaaatatcagCAACAACCACATTTTTTGCACACTATCTGCTGCATCTGTCCAATTCTTCCCCCTCATCTGATATTCTTGGCTATTTACTTTCCTAATTACAAATAATCTGAAGTTCCTAATATCACATGACTCAGTTGTGCTGAAGGCCTGTGTTATgtcttattttatatactttcctttttatctgtattattttttaaaaatatgtaaaagaggGATATTTAGGCAGCCACCATTACTCCTGTGCCACCTGTAAGTTGGATAGGAATTCCATGAAAATAATATCTGTTCTGGAGGAGCACTTATTCTGTGCCATATGCTGAACCAGGAATGTTCTGTACCATATCTGTGTGAAATCAGACATGATTATCTCTTTGTTACAAATGTGCAAATTGATGCTCAGAAAGATTGGGTAACTTGCCTGAAGTCTTGAGCTCTATAGACAACATGATAGActgattaaaaaagcaaaacaaaagaaaacaaaacaagaacttGTGCTTGCTCAATTTTCTACCTATTCGAAACTCTGTAAAAGGATCTGCAAATTTTGCACAGCTTTCGCCAAGACCTACACAATTTTATTGGCTTTGTTTCACTCACATCATCTCATTGGGGCATGATTATATTATTACAGTCTAGTCTCAGAAGGTACTAACTCCTAATAGCACACTTGGCATATCAATGACAACATTAATTGATAAAAACGAGAAACTCTTTAAGTGCCATTGTTGCTGAGCAACAGAAGGAGTAGGAAAGACATGTAAAACATCAGTGGTATTACAGTACCAAAAATTTCTATTAGAAGGCAGATTAAAAACAATGGAGTTAGTGAATGTACTTGGTACAATGTGGTAGattaccagtttaaaaaaatcgGCTTGGAGGTTGGGGTAGAGATCTGCATCAGGAATTCAGACAATCAGGTGTTAATCCCTGTCTGAAAAACAATGCCAAGGGAACCTGACTTCACACAgtgttgttgtt
This sequence is a window from Camelus ferus isolate YT-003-E chromosome 12, BCGSAC_Cfer_1.0, whole genome shotgun sequence. Protein-coding genes within it:
- the LOC102503488 gene encoding olfactory receptor 6C3-like; the protein is MRNHTVITEFVLLGISDNPELQVVIFIFLFLAYVLSVAGNLTIIILTLSDCHLKTPMYYFLRNFSFLEITFTSVSIPRFLGAIITKVKTISFNNCLAQLFFFISMGVSEFFLLTAMSYDRYVAICKPLHYTTIMNKKICTLLIFSSWLGGFLTIFPLLMLILQLDFCASNVIDHFSCDYFPILQLSCSDTWFLETTGFYFAFVTLLFTLSLVILSYVCIISTILRIPSASQRKKAFSTCSSHMIVISISYGSCIFMYVKPSAKERASLTKGVAILNTSIAPMLNPFIYTLRNQQVKQAFKNLVYKVMFSRNE